A single genomic interval of Bradyrhizobium sp. sBnM-33 harbors:
- a CDS encoding DMT family transporter: MTPRSATLIGLTAILMWSLLSVLTVATGKVPAFQLAAMTFAIGALVAFASFLFRPAAFGALKQPPVAWVVGVGGLFGYHALYFLALRFAPPAEAGLLNYLWPLLIVLFSSLLPGERLAPHHIIGALLGLAGTVLLFAGNTSSFAPGQIPGLAAAFVAAFVWAAYSVMSRKLKAVPTDAVAGFCLATALLAALVHGMVEITVWPETIGQWLAIVALGVGPVGAAFFVWDIGMKRGDIRVLGAASYATPLLSTLFLILAGFAQPTATIAIAAILIAGGGLIAAKDMVWKK; the protein is encoded by the coding sequence ATGACTCCCCGTTCCGCCACACTGATCGGACTGACCGCGATCCTGATGTGGTCGCTGCTGTCCGTGCTGACGGTTGCGACTGGAAAAGTCCCCGCATTCCAACTCGCCGCCATGACGTTTGCGATCGGCGCCCTGGTCGCTTTCGCAAGTTTCCTGTTCAGGCCCGCCGCCTTTGGCGCCTTGAAGCAGCCACCGGTCGCCTGGGTCGTCGGCGTCGGCGGATTGTTCGGCTATCACGCGCTGTACTTCCTCGCGTTGCGCTTTGCGCCGCCGGCCGAAGCCGGCTTGCTGAACTATCTCTGGCCGCTCCTGATCGTGCTGTTCTCGTCACTGCTGCCGGGCGAGCGGCTGGCGCCACATCACATCATCGGTGCGTTGCTCGGGCTTGCTGGCACCGTGCTGCTGTTTGCCGGCAATACCAGCAGCTTTGCGCCAGGCCAGATCCCAGGACTGGCTGCGGCCTTCGTCGCCGCCTTTGTGTGGGCCGCCTATTCGGTGATGTCGCGGAAGCTCAAGGCGGTGCCGACCGATGCGGTGGCCGGCTTTTGCCTCGCCACCGCGCTGCTGGCTGCGCTCGTCCATGGCATGGTGGAGATTACGGTGTGGCCGGAAACGATCGGGCAGTGGCTTGCCATCGTGGCGCTTGGCGTCGGCCCTGTCGGTGCTGCGTTCTTCGTCTGGGATATCGGTATGAAGCGTGGCGATATCCGCGTGCTCGGAGCGGCGTCCTACGCGACGCCGCTCCTATCGACCTTGTTTCTGATCCTCGCCGGTTTCGCGCAGCCGACCGCCACGATCGCCATTGCCGCGATCCTGATCGCCGGCGGCGGCCTGATCGCGGCGAAGGACATGGTGTGGAAGAAGTAG
- the phbB gene encoding acetoacetyl-CoA reductase — protein MARVALVTGGTRGIGAAISKALKAAGYKVAASYAGNDAAAEKFKSETGIPVYKWDVSSFDACAEGVKKVEADLGPIDVLVNNAGITKDGAFHKMTLDQWNAVINTNLGSLFNMTRPVIEGMRARKFGRIINISSINGQKGQFGQVNYSAAKAGDIGFTKALALENAKGGVTVNAICPGYINTEMVQAVPKDVLEKSILPLIPINRLGEPEEIARAVVFLAADEASGITGSTMTINGGQYMV, from the coding sequence ATGGCACGTGTTGCATTGGTTACGGGGGGCACGAGGGGAATTGGCGCTGCGATCAGCAAGGCGCTGAAAGCTGCGGGCTACAAGGTCGCGGCGAGTTACGCCGGCAATGATGCTGCCGCCGAGAAGTTCAAATCCGAGACCGGCATTCCCGTCTACAAATGGGACGTCAGCTCCTTCGATGCTTGCGCCGAAGGTGTCAAGAAGGTCGAGGCCGATCTCGGACCGATCGACGTGCTGGTCAACAATGCCGGCATCACCAAAGACGGCGCCTTCCACAAGATGACGCTCGATCAGTGGAACGCGGTGATCAACACCAATCTCGGCTCGCTGTTCAACATGACGCGCCCGGTGATCGAGGGCATGCGCGCCCGCAAATTCGGCCGCATCATCAACATCTCCTCGATCAACGGCCAGAAGGGACAGTTCGGCCAGGTCAACTATTCCGCCGCTAAGGCCGGCGACATCGGCTTCACCAAGGCGCTGGCGTTGGAGAATGCCAAGGGCGGCGTCACTGTGAATGCGATCTGCCCCGGCTACATCAACACCGAGATGGTGCAGGCGGTGCCGAAGGACGTGCTTGAGAAGAGCATTCTGCCACTGATCCCGATCAACCGTCTCGGCGAGCCCGAAGAGATTGCCCGCGCGGTGGTGTTCCTGGCTGCCGACGAGGCCAGCGGCATCACCGGCTCGACCATGACGATCAACGGCGGCCAATACATGGTGTGA
- a CDS encoding acetyl-CoA C-acetyltransferase: MSDDVVIVSAARTPVGSFNGAFATTPAHDLGAIAIKAALERAGVEPGQVSEVIMGQILTAAQGQNPARQASINAGIPVESPAWGVNQLCGSGLRSVALGYQALLNGDSSIVVAGGQESMSMAPHAQYLRGGVKMGGLELVDTMIKDGLWDAFNGYHMGNTAENVAKQWQITRAQQDEFAVNSQQKAEAAQKAGKFKDEITAVTIKTRKGDVVVDTDEYPRHGATLEAMAKLKPAFEKDGTVTAGSASGINDGAAAVVLMTAKEAARQGKKPIARIVSWGQAGVDPKIMGTGPIPASRTALKKAGWNVGDLDLIEANEAFAAQACAVNKDLGWDTSKVNVNGGAIAIGHPIGASGARVLVTLLHEMQKRDAKKGLATLCIGGGMGIAMCVARD, encoded by the coding sequence ATGTCAGACGATGTCGTCATCGTCAGCGCCGCCCGCACTCCGGTCGGCAGCTTCAACGGCGCGTTCGCCACCACCCCGGCCCATGACCTCGGCGCCATCGCAATCAAGGCCGCGCTGGAGCGGGCGGGTGTCGAGCCGGGCCAGGTCTCCGAAGTCATCATGGGCCAGATCCTGACCGCGGCGCAGGGCCAGAACCCGGCCCGTCAGGCCTCGATCAATGCCGGTATTCCGGTGGAGAGCCCGGCCTGGGGCGTCAACCAGCTCTGCGGCTCGGGCTTGCGATCGGTCGCGCTCGGCTATCAGGCACTGCTGAACGGCGATTCCTCGATCGTCGTGGCAGGCGGCCAGGAATCGATGAGCATGGCCCCGCATGCGCAATATCTGCGTGGCGGCGTGAAGATGGGCGGGCTGGAGCTGGTCGACACCATGATCAAGGACGGTCTGTGGGACGCTTTCAACGGCTATCACATGGGCAATACCGCCGAGAACGTCGCCAAGCAGTGGCAGATCACCCGCGCCCAGCAGGATGAGTTCGCCGTCAACTCGCAGCAGAAGGCCGAAGCCGCGCAGAAGGCCGGCAAGTTCAAGGACGAGATCACCGCCGTCACCATCAAGACCCGCAAGGGCGATGTGGTGGTCGACACCGACGAATATCCCCGTCACGGCGCGACGCTGGAGGCGATGGCCAAGCTGAAGCCCGCTTTCGAGAAGGACGGCACCGTGACCGCCGGCAGCGCGTCGGGCATCAACGACGGCGCAGCCGCCGTGGTGCTGATGACCGCCAAGGAAGCAGCCAGGCAGGGCAAGAAGCCGATCGCCCGCATCGTCTCCTGGGGCCAGGCCGGCGTCGATCCCAAGATCATGGGCACCGGCCCGATCCCCGCGTCGCGCACTGCGCTGAAGAAGGCCGGCTGGAACGTCGGCGACCTCGATCTGATCGAGGCCAACGAGGCGTTCGCGGCGCAGGCCTGTGCGGTCAACAAGGACCTCGGCTGGGATACCAGCAAGGTCAACGTCAACGGCGGCGCGATCGCAATCGGCCATCCGATCGGTGCGTCGGGCGCGCGCGTGCTGGTGACGCTCTTGCACGAGATGCAGAAGCGCGACGCCAAGAAGGGCCTCGCCACGCTGTGCATCGGCGGCGGCATGGGAATCGCGATGTGCGTTGCACGCGACTGA
- the phaR gene encoding polyhydroxyalkanoate synthesis repressor PhaR translates to MAKSEQPTTIKKYANRRLYNTGTSTYVTLEDLAAMVKEGEDFLVYDAKTGDDITRQVLAQIIFEQENKAGQNLLPTTFLRQLIRFYGDSMQLVVPKYLEQSIDTLTREQEKFRKQLTNTFSGTPFAPLEEHVRRNMELFQQTFSMFKPFVPPRAGSTSPEPEKVPEPSTDGDNIDDLRRQMKDMQERLERMSKEPKKEE, encoded by the coding sequence ATGGCAAAGTCAGAACAACCTACGACGATCAAGAAGTACGCCAATCGGCGGCTCTATAATACCGGCACCAGCACCTATGTGACGCTCGAGGATCTCGCTGCGATGGTGAAGGAAGGCGAGGATTTTCTCGTCTACGACGCCAAGACCGGCGATGACATTACCCGCCAGGTGCTGGCGCAGATCATCTTCGAACAGGAAAACAAGGCGGGACAAAATCTGTTGCCCACTACTTTCCTGCGGCAGTTGATCCGCTTCTACGGCGACAGCATGCAGTTGGTGGTGCCGAAATATCTGGAGCAGTCGATCGATACGCTGACGCGCGAGCAGGAAAAATTCCGCAAGCAGCTCACCAACACCTTCAGCGGCACACCGTTCGCGCCGCTTGAGGAGCATGTCCGCCGCAACATGGAATTGTTTCAGCAGACGTTCTCGATGTTCAAGCCGTTCGTGCCGCCGCGCGCCGGATCGACCTCGCCCGAGCCTGAGAAGGTGCCGGAGCCGTCGACCGACGGAGACAACATCGACGATCTTCGCCGCCAGATGAAGGACATGCAGGAACGCCTCGAGCGCATGTCGAAAGAGCCGAAGAAGGAAGAGTGA
- a CDS encoding putative bifunctional diguanylate cyclase/phosphodiesterase: MPPVPEASSILASLGQAAFVWDLIADTIAWSDNAGAVFTDIPAEALASGAGFARLIEPSRSIRTDALIQSPPPRGDEGVAYRIEYGVRASSSAPVLWIEETGCWFAGPDGKPVRAQGIVRINNERRARDEQLLKLSMHDPLTGELNRTHLIASLAEAIEEAMRLRSTCAFMLIGIDHLARVNDAFGFDVADAVIAEIGKRIRAKLRGGDVLGRFSGNKFGLILRNCTVDDANIAAERFLAGIRDEIIPTKSGPVSVTASIGAISIPRYARNADEAVNRAQETLDDAKRRRAGSFSLWKPNVERDAQRRVNIRVTDEIVTALNERRIVTAFEPVVEARSRQPAFYECLVRMEQADGQALLAPDIVPVAERLGLIRLVDHRVLELAVAELAASPNVRLSLNISPDTTMDPDWWTGIESLMQAHPGAGERLIVEITETVAIQDIDDIKGFITRLKNFGSQIAIDDFGAGYTSFRNLRKLGVDIVKIDGAFVQNIARSADDRAFVHTLIDLANRLQIKTVAEWVQDEEAAVMLREWGCDYIQGRLIGLASPQRPWSVAGDAALPAAG; the protein is encoded by the coding sequence ATGCCCCCTGTCCCGGAAGCCTCCAGCATTCTCGCCTCGCTAGGCCAGGCGGCTTTCGTTTGGGACCTGATAGCGGACACCATCGCCTGGAGCGACAACGCCGGCGCGGTTTTCACCGACATTCCAGCGGAAGCACTGGCGAGTGGCGCCGGGTTCGCCAGGCTGATCGAGCCCTCCCGTTCGATCCGGACGGATGCCCTCATTCAATCGCCACCGCCGCGGGGCGACGAAGGTGTCGCCTATCGGATCGAATATGGCGTGCGAGCCTCAAGCTCCGCACCGGTACTTTGGATCGAGGAAACCGGTTGCTGGTTTGCAGGACCCGACGGCAAGCCGGTGCGCGCACAAGGCATTGTCCGCATCAACAATGAGCGCCGTGCCCGCGACGAGCAATTGCTGAAGCTCTCGATGCACGATCCGTTGACCGGTGAACTCAATCGCACGCATCTCATCGCCTCACTGGCGGAAGCGATCGAGGAAGCCATGCGTCTCCGGTCGACCTGCGCCTTCATGCTGATTGGCATCGATCATTTGGCGCGGGTCAACGACGCGTTCGGCTTCGACGTCGCGGACGCTGTGATTGCCGAAATCGGAAAGCGCATCCGCGCCAAGCTGCGCGGCGGCGACGTGCTCGGGCGGTTCTCCGGCAACAAGTTCGGGTTGATCTTGAGGAACTGCACCGTCGACGACGCCAATATCGCGGCTGAGCGCTTCCTGGCAGGGATCCGCGACGAGATAATCCCGACTAAATCTGGTCCCGTCTCGGTGACTGCCTCGATCGGTGCGATCAGCATCCCCCGTTACGCCCGCAATGCCGATGAGGCCGTCAACCGCGCCCAGGAGACGCTTGATGACGCCAAGCGCCGCCGCGCCGGATCGTTCTCGCTGTGGAAGCCGAACGTCGAGCGCGACGCCCAGCGCCGCGTCAACATCCGCGTCACCGACGAGATCGTCACTGCATTGAACGAGCGGCGGATCGTCACCGCCTTCGAGCCCGTAGTCGAAGCGCGCTCGCGGCAGCCGGCATTCTACGAATGCCTGGTGCGGATGGAGCAGGCGGACGGGCAGGCGCTGCTGGCGCCCGATATCGTTCCGGTCGCCGAGCGATTGGGTCTGATCCGGCTGGTCGATCATCGCGTGCTCGAACTCGCGGTCGCCGAACTTGCGGCGTCGCCGAACGTGCGGCTCAGCCTCAACATCTCGCCCGACACCACTATGGACCCGGATTGGTGGACCGGAATCGAATCGCTGATGCAGGCACATCCCGGTGCCGGCGAGCGGCTGATCGTCGAGATCACCGAAACGGTTGCGATCCAGGACATCGACGATATCAAGGGCTTTATCACACGACTGAAGAATTTCGGCAGCCAGATCGCGATCGACGATTTTGGCGCCGGCTACACCTCGTTCCGCAACTTGCGCAAGCTTGGCGTCGACATCGTAAAGATCGATGGTGCCTTCGTGCAGAACATCGCGCGCTCCGCCGACGATCGCGCCTTCGTGCATACGCTGATCGATCTCGCCAACCGCCTCCAGATCAAGACGGTGGCGGAATGGGTGCAGGACGAGGAAGCCGCCGTGATGCTGCGCGAATGGGGCTGCGATTACATCCAGGGCCGCCTGATCGGGCTGGCATCGCCGCAGCGGCCGTGGAGCGTGGCGGGAGATGCGGCACTGCCGGCGGCGGGTTAG
- the rpmF gene encoding 50S ribosomal protein L32 yields the protein MAVPRRKTSPSRRGMRRSADALKKPTYAEDKDSGELRRPHHLDLKTGMYKGRQVLKKKES from the coding sequence ATGGCCGTTCCCAGAAGAAAAACATCGCCCTCGCGGCGTGGCATGCGCCGCTCGGCGGACGCGCTGAAGAAGCCGACCTATGCTGAGGACAAGGATTCGGGCGAGCTGCGCCGTCCGCACCACCTCGACCTGAAGACCGGCATGTACAAGGGCCGGCAGGTGCTGAAGAAGAAGGAATCCTGA
- the mtgA gene encoding monofunctional biosynthetic peptidoglycan transglycosylase — MAEPEASNLRIVRILVLILLALLLLPYLVTPFYHTGHPVSALMAWRWLKGAPVSRQWIDFKAISPYLPRSVVGSEDARFCSHHGVDWGALHDAIDDAEDGEPTRGGSTITQQVAKNLFLWPGRSVVRKVLELPLAMWIDLVLPKQRILEIYLNIAEFGPSGQFGAEAGSLYAFGRSASTLSPREAALLAAILPNPVRRSARNPGPGVRRLAATYTARANAAALQRCWSENRAF; from the coding sequence CTGGCTGAACCGGAAGCATCCAATTTGCGCATTGTCCGAATTTTAGTGCTGATCCTGCTGGCGCTGCTGTTGCTGCCCTATCTGGTGACGCCGTTCTACCACACCGGGCATCCGGTCTCGGCCCTGATGGCTTGGCGCTGGCTCAAGGGCGCGCCGGTGTCGCGGCAATGGATCGATTTCAAGGCGATTTCGCCTTACCTGCCGCGCTCGGTGGTCGGTTCCGAAGACGCCAGATTCTGCAGCCATCACGGGGTCGATTGGGGCGCGCTGCACGACGCAATCGACGACGCCGAGGACGGCGAGCCCACCCGCGGCGGGTCGACAATTACCCAGCAGGTGGCGAAAAACCTGTTCCTGTGGCCGGGCCGCAGCGTGGTCCGCAAGGTGCTGGAACTACCGCTCGCGATGTGGATCGATCTGGTGCTGCCCAAGCAGCGGATCCTGGAAATTTATCTCAACATCGCTGAATTCGGCCCGTCCGGGCAGTTCGGGGCGGAAGCCGGGTCCCTTTACGCCTTTGGCCGTTCGGCCTCGACCCTGTCGCCGCGCGAGGCCGCTTTGCTGGCGGCGATCCTGCCCAACCCTGTCAGGCGCAGCGCCCGCAATCCCGGCCCCGGGGTGCGCCGTCTGGCCGCCACCTACACGGCGCGGGCCAATGCCGCGGCGCTACAGCGCTGCTGGAGCGAGAATCGCGCTTTCTGA
- a CDS encoding polyprenyl synthetase family protein: protein MTTATADFAKRLDQTAEDTEALLAKLLSDTLLPDEIARPKRLMDAMRYSSLGGGKRLRPFLVVESSAVFGVPREAALLVGAALECIHCYSLIHDDLPAMDNSDLRRGRPTLHKKTDDATAILAGDGLLTLAFDIVTRDEIHNDANVRLLLTRALARASGIGGMVGGQILDLAGEGRFGDREPVDVARLQQMKTGALLRYGCIAGAILGQSTPKQYQALDDYGRALGEAFQIADDLLDVEGDAAALGKQTGQDAALGKTTFVTQLGIDGAKQRVRDLLARADSALSIFGAKGDVLRAAARFVAERRN from the coding sequence ATGACGACCGCCACTGCCGATTTTGCCAAACGACTGGACCAGACTGCGGAGGATACCGAAGCGCTGCTGGCGAAGCTGTTATCCGATACGCTGCTGCCCGACGAGATCGCGCGGCCGAAGCGGCTGATGGACGCAATGCGCTATTCCAGCCTCGGCGGCGGAAAGCGGCTGCGGCCCTTTCTGGTGGTCGAAAGCTCGGCGGTGTTCGGGGTCCCGCGCGAGGCCGCCCTTCTGGTCGGCGCGGCGCTCGAATGCATCCACTGCTATTCACTGATCCATGACGATCTGCCGGCGATGGACAACAGCGATTTGCGTCGCGGCCGGCCTACGCTCCACAAGAAGACCGACGACGCCACTGCGATTCTTGCCGGCGACGGGCTGTTGACGCTGGCGTTCGACATCGTCACCCGCGACGAGATCCACAACGACGCCAATGTGCGCCTGCTGCTGACGCGGGCGCTGGCCCGCGCTTCCGGCATCGGCGGCATGGTCGGCGGCCAGATCCTCGACCTCGCCGGCGAGGGCCGCTTCGGCGATCGGGAACCCGTCGACGTGGCGCGGCTGCAGCAGATGAAGACCGGCGCGCTGCTCCGCTATGGCTGCATCGCCGGTGCGATCCTCGGCCAGTCCACGCCGAAGCAATACCAGGCGCTCGACGATTACGGCCGCGCGCTCGGCGAGGCGTTCCAGATCGCCGACGACCTGCTCGATGTCGAGGGCGACGCCGCAGCGCTCGGCAAGCAGACCGGCCAGGATGCGGCGCTCGGCAAGACCACCTTCGTCACCCAGCTCGGCATCGACGGCGCCAAGCAGCGCGTGCGCGATCTCCTGGCGCGCGCCGATTCCGCACTGTCGATCTTCGGCGCCAAGGGCGACGTGTTGCGCGCAGCCGCGCGCTTCGTCGCGGAGCGCAGGAACTAG
- a CDS encoding DUF1345 domain-containing protein, with the protein MDKELEKHLVRFRSLPMPVRVVYGRPRTFVALAVGMAVFFLLPDTRRLATRLIVGWDVFAALYLVLAYIMMLRCDVGHIRRSAVLQDDGRFLILLVTAFGALASLGAIVFELGASKGNPAGLILATVTIALSWALVHTAFALHYAHDFYRSKKPGGLQFPSGEAHGDADYWDFVYFSFVIGMTAQVSDVGITDKVIRRTAIVHGIISFVFNTALLALMVNIAASVI; encoded by the coding sequence ATGGACAAGGAACTCGAGAAACACCTTGTTCGCTTCCGGAGCCTGCCGATGCCGGTCCGCGTCGTCTATGGGCGACCGCGGACTTTCGTCGCACTCGCTGTCGGTATGGCCGTATTCTTCCTGTTGCCTGACACACGTCGACTGGCGACACGTCTCATCGTCGGCTGGGATGTCTTCGCCGCACTGTATCTCGTACTTGCCTACATCATGATGCTGCGCTGCGACGTTGGCCATATAAGGCGCAGCGCGGTGTTGCAGGATGACGGCCGCTTCCTGATCCTGTTGGTGACCGCGTTCGGCGCCCTCGCAAGCCTTGGCGCGATCGTGTTCGAGCTCGGCGCCTCGAAAGGCAATCCGGCCGGGCTGATCCTGGCGACAGTGACGATCGCATTATCATGGGCGCTGGTGCATACCGCCTTTGCGCTGCACTACGCCCATGATTTCTATCGCAGCAAAAAGCCCGGCGGCCTGCAGTTTCCAAGCGGCGAAGCGCACGGGGATGCGGATTACTGGGATTTCGTCTACTTCTCGTTCGTGATCGGCATGACCGCGCAGGTTTCCGACGTCGGCATTACCGACAAGGTCATTCGCCGCACCGCGATCGTGCACGGCATCATCTCGTTCGTGTTCAACACCGCGCTGCTGGCCTTAATGGTGAATATCGCAGCGAGCGTGATCTGA
- a CDS encoding caspase domain-containing protein, producing the protein MSGSLKLCRWALAAAAFLLVSEPAFAEKRVALILGNSAYQNVAPLTNPVNDSSKIAATLKDAGFDVVDSRRDLPAAETRRALRDFADRARDADIAVVYYAGHGIEVDGANYLIPVDARLERDTDIYDEGLSLDRILIAIEPAKKLRLVILDACRDNPFARTMKRTVASRAIGQGLAKVEPTSPNVLIAYSAKAGSTAADGDGQNSPFTAALSNHLTKPGLDVRRAFGFVRDEVLKTTNNRQEPFVYGSLGGEDVPLVPAPRAAPATAAPALSAQAEARRDYELALQIGNKSALNAFLAQYPDGFYSSLAKLQLDKIAAEEARVAATEKARLAEQERARLAAEGAQKSQQAKAAAEAKAAEQARIAAEKAKQVAQEQAAAAEQKRVAAESAAADKASAPAPAEKDKAVNVAALTAGTPQADVTKSVQAELRRVGCLTGNADGNWNSASQRSLTLFNRYAGTKLDTRVASVDTLDTIKLKSARVCPLVCEHGFKAEGERCTKITCAEGSFLNNDNECEKRSARKPVAKRDRPEPRRVPEARQAPEPKQVIVTRSRAPTGPGLSSTGRPLTGHERAVGCNSYQAIMSGVCP; encoded by the coding sequence ATGTCTGGATCGCTAAAATTGTGCCGATGGGCACTTGCAGCCGCCGCCTTCCTGCTGGTGAGCGAGCCGGCCTTTGCCGAGAAGCGCGTCGCGCTGATCCTCGGCAACTCCGCCTACCAGAATGTCGCACCGCTCACCAACCCGGTTAACGACAGTTCCAAAATCGCGGCGACGCTGAAGGACGCTGGCTTCGACGTCGTCGATTCCCGCCGCGACTTGCCGGCGGCCGAAACCCGTCGCGCGCTGCGCGACTTCGCCGATCGCGCGCGCGATGCCGATATCGCCGTGGTCTATTACGCCGGCCACGGGATCGAAGTTGACGGCGCGAACTACCTGATTCCCGTCGATGCGCGGCTGGAACGCGATACCGACATTTATGACGAGGGCCTCTCGCTCGATCGCATCCTGATTGCAATCGAGCCGGCCAAGAAGCTGCGACTCGTGATTCTCGACGCCTGCCGCGACAATCCGTTTGCCCGCACCATGAAGCGTACCGTCGCGTCGCGTGCGATCGGGCAGGGGCTTGCCAAGGTCGAGCCGACCAGTCCGAACGTCCTGATCGCGTATTCGGCCAAGGCCGGTTCGACGGCGGCCGACGGTGACGGCCAGAACAGCCCGTTCACGGCGGCGCTATCGAATCATTTGACCAAGCCCGGGCTCGACGTGCGCCGCGCGTTCGGCTTTGTCCGCGACGAGGTGCTCAAGACCACCAACAATCGGCAGGAACCCTTTGTGTATGGTTCGCTGGGCGGTGAAGACGTGCCGCTGGTGCCGGCACCGCGCGCGGCGCCGGCGACCGCTGCGCCAGCCCTGAGCGCGCAGGCCGAAGCCCGCCGCGACTACGAACTGGCGCTACAGATCGGCAACAAGAGCGCGCTCAACGCCTTCCTTGCGCAATATCCCGACGGCTTCTATTCGAGCCTCGCAAAACTTCAGCTCGACAAGATCGCGGCCGAGGAGGCGCGCGTTGCGGCGACCGAGAAGGCGCGGCTGGCCGAGCAGGAGCGGGCGCGGCTTGCCGCCGAGGGCGCCCAGAAGTCGCAGCAGGCAAAGGCCGCGGCGGAAGCCAAGGCTGCCGAGCAGGCGCGCATCGCGGCTGAAAAGGCCAAGCAGGTGGCGCAGGAGCAGGCGGCCGCGGCCGAGCAGAAGCGCGTCGCCGCCGAAAGCGCAGCCGCCGACAAGGCGTCGGCTCCAGCACCTGCGGAGAAGGACAAAGCCGTAAACGTTGCTGCCCTCACGGCCGGCACGCCGCAGGCCGACGTCACAAAATCGGTGCAGGCCGAACTGCGCCGCGTCGGCTGCCTGACCGGCAATGCCGACGGCAACTGGAATAGCGCCTCGCAGCGGTCGCTGACCCTGTTCAACCGCTACGCCGGAACCAAGCTCGACACCAGGGTCGCCAGCGTCGATACGCTCGATACGATCAAGCTGAAATCGGCGCGCGTATGCCCGCTGGTCTGCGAGCACGGCTTCAAGGCCGAGGGCGAGCGCTGTACCAAGATCACCTGCGCTGAGGGCTCGTTCCTTAACAACGACAATGAATGCGAGAAGCGCAGCGCCAGGAAACCGGTCGCCAAGCGCGATAGGCCGGAACCAAGGCGCGTTCCGGAGGCAAGGCAAGCTCCAGAACCAAAACAAGTTATTGTCACGCGTTCTCGCGCGCCGACTGGTCCAGGGCTGTCATCGACAGGGCGTCCGCTTACCGGCCACGAACGTGCGGTGGGTTGCAACTCATACCAAGCCATCATGTCGGGTGTGTGCCCGTAG
- a CDS encoding nuclear transport factor 2 family protein, with product MSPDRSTVEAVVQTYFDGLYEGDADKLGAIFDRSADLRWLEKGELQVLTVPDWLDRVRKRPSAKAEGKPREDFIVTIDRSDDQTAFIKVRCQLPPRYFTDYLVAMKLRDGWKIVSKSYRYDLRE from the coding sequence GTGAGCCCAGACCGATCGACTGTCGAAGCCGTGGTGCAGACCTATTTCGATGGCCTCTATGAGGGCGATGCCGACAAGCTCGGCGCGATCTTTGACAGAAGCGCCGATTTGCGCTGGCTGGAGAAGGGCGAGTTGCAGGTGCTGACCGTGCCGGACTGGCTCGACCGGGTACGCAAGCGGCCCTCCGCCAAGGCTGAAGGAAAGCCGCGCGAGGATTTCATCGTGACGATTGATCGCTCGGATGATCAGACCGCCTTCATCAAGGTGCGCTGCCAGTTGCCGCCGCGCTATTTCACCGACTATCTGGTAGCGATGAAGCTGCGCGACGGCTGGAAGATCGTCTCGAAATCCTATCGCTACGATCTGCGTGAGTAA